In a single window of the Acyrthosiphon pisum isolate AL4f chromosome X, pea_aphid_22Mar2018_4r6ur, whole genome shotgun sequence genome:
- the LOC115033174 gene encoding LOW QUALITY PROTEIN: uncharacterized protein LOC115033174 (The sequence of the model RefSeq protein was modified relative to this genomic sequence to represent the inferred CDS: inserted 2 bases in 2 codons) codes for MWSNYKRLXNGFSVNKIICIAYKSHYETLNISKTATHKEIKDAYYRLSMIYHPDKNXYDGAANLNQNSSQFTTKQQPFETMHTKNDIDKTNVRSRDYNFEQWYKAHYTNELRRHHETRQKHTRNKMNDEYAERQ; via the exons atgtggagCAATTATAAAAGAT CTAATGGTTTtagtgtaaataaaattatttgtatagcttATAAAAGCCATTATGAAACGCTAAATATCTCTAAAACTGCCACAcataaagaaataaaagatGCGTATTATCGActatcaatgatatatcatccagataaaa tatatgatggtGCAGCtaacttaaatcaaaattcttctCAATTTACTACTAAACAACAACCTTTTGAGACAatgcatacaaaaaatgatattgatAAAACCAATGTCCGTAGCAGAGACTATAATTTTGAACAGTGGTATAAGGCTCATTATACAAATGAACTTAGACGACACCATGAAACTCGACAAAAACATACAAGAAACAAAATGAACGATGAATATGCAGaacgacaa